From a single Solenopsis invicta isolate M01_SB chromosome 4, UNIL_Sinv_3.0, whole genome shotgun sequence genomic region:
- the LOC105200378 gene encoding conserved oligomeric Golgi complex subunit 1 isoform X2, with amino-acid sequence MTTTNYLDLDINKLFEQHTIKEIEEIQKKIQLESDRKKIELRTLVGERYRDLILAADTIGKMKITSEKVTTRIANIEDNFRELQKKYLIGFKTEPVEDKLDKRGHVFDSVIIQIKILMDIPQYIWTSIENQNLLFATQLYIIAQHINYSLMFEVGSGELSHRYPIVSKQWDVIMQFKGIISNECNKILQSLDVSTINAANCLASLVFLNESSFVDLLERLIFTRSHAIKSVVKGESHDSVKNKLKLCMKILIQTIHLIYSCFINADNAPGGLVLQFITDIKDQEAYSLLSQLDLDQDLLEEFLPSVTKHHKPFVQDIPKSFSLSALQESVKFWLEWVNDFSNHEVTKLLDLIVSIKGLYNVREEAINVNLPENWNSIWEELSLPRISFWMEFFQPIITKRAKCIITDKWTATLADLKSDIVELLDKIAHDKFEFPEHDLRWFIWKDSPTDIPQKLTKNGGLDNKRSLLMKAKGYSPNVMKLCEKFDESLCALLSDLEHYLYETERVITIKDSLLSANISLIANSFSDRNEVQEHLQMISTEKIEDLVQFIKNTCVNDKPKHGQRNINAIVLARFLFALTSLCPNLNKCFTLTKVSGITITNVKWQAVCDNLKEESTCMWSIWANVYKAKISEHMKKYILREPIDGLRVHWIVSEWEKVTIEEESGEGKRIKSEILIPYQPSIPLQKFLIAICKDLNKIIPHTLPKRVLQQIIENIITELFNYYLNASKNIDIRQKQAFQVLYDIRYCTLLMVPHENKILNELSIKTCEAVLAKIDPFDYDVFNPFIHTNVKKSVQRSLLIFGNLISHLEQLHSTLGARHEHTGNDKVEPPAVLAVCTGAPWFPPLTVTAPTRNLSILSVPIPDKTQILFFE; translated from the exons ATGACAACGACAAATTACTTGGACTTGGACATAAACAAGCTGTTCGAGCAGCACACCATTAAAGAGATCGAGGAGATTCAGAAGAAGATTCAACTGGAGAGCGATAGGaagaaaatagaattacgaACTTTAGTTGG GGAAAGATATCGAGACTTAATATTAGCTGCCGACACAAttggaaaaatgaaaataacatcCGAGAAAGTTACCACAAGAATTGCTAATATAGAGGATAACTTTAGAGAATTGCAAAAGAAATATCTTATTGGCTTCAAGACAGAGCCGGTTGAAGACAAGCTGGAcaa aagaGGACATGTTTTTGACTCTGTTAtcatacaaattaaaatcttaatgGACATTCCACAATACATTTGGACGAGCATCGAGAATCAGAATTTGTTATTCGCCACACAGTTATACATAATAGCGCAACATATAAATTACAGTCTAATGTTTGAAGTTGGCAGCGGCGAGCTGTCGCATAGATATCCAATCGTTTCAAAGCAGTGGGATGTTATTATGCAGTTTAAGGGCATTATATCTAAcgaatgcaataaaatattgcagTCGTTGGATGTTTCAACTATA AATGCTGCAAACTGCTTGGCGTCTCTCGTGTTTTTAAATGAATCTTCATTCGTGGATCTTTTAGAAAGATTAATATTCACAAGAAGTCATGCCATTAAATCTGTTGTTAAAGGAGAGAGCCATGACAGTGTCAAAAATAAACTGAAGTTATGTATGAAGATACTTATACAAACTATTCATTTAATATATTCATGTTTTATAa ATGCAGATAATGCACCAGGAGGCTTAGTCTTACAGTTTATAACGGATATAAAAGATCAAGAGGCATATTCTTTGCTATCACAACTGGATTTAGATCAAGATTTACTTGAAGAGTTTTTGCCATCTGTTACTAAACATCATAAACCATTCGTTCAGGATATACCAAAAAGCTTTTCTTTGTCAGCTCTTCAAGAGAGCGTTAAATTTTGGTTGGAGTGGGTGAATGATTTTTCTAATCACGAAGTCACcaaattattagatttaatagTTTCTATTAAAGGCCTGTATAATGTTCGGGAAGAAGCTATCAATGTAAATCTTCCGGAAAATTGGAATTCCATATGGGAAGAGCTTTCGTTACCAAGAATAAGTTTCTGGATGGAGTTCTTTCAACCTATTATAACTAAACGtgcaaaat GTATTATAACGGATAAATGGACGGCTACGCTAGCCGATTTAAAATCCGATATAGTGGAATTGCTTGATAAAATAGCACATGATAAATTCGAATTTCCGGAACACGATTTACGGTGGTTTATTTGGAAAGATTCTCCCACTGACATTCCGCAAAAGCTTACAAAGAATGGTGGATTAGATAACAAGAGATCATTGCTAATGAAGGCTAAAGGATATTCCCCAAATGTGATGAAATTGTGTGAAAAATTTGACGAAAGTCTATGTGCACTATTGTCCGATCTTGAGCATTATTTATACGAGACTGAACgagtaataacaataaaagatagTTTGCTTTCGGCGAACATATCTTTAATTGCAAATTCATTCTCCGATCGTAATGAAGTTCAAGAGCATTTGCAAATGATTAGTACCGAAAAGATCGAAGATCTTGTACAATTTATAAAGAACACGTGCGTCAATGATAAACCCAAACATGGTCAAAGGAATATAAATGCTATAGTTTTAGCAAGATTTCTCTTTGCATTAACTAGTTTGTGTCCGAATTTAAACAAGTGTTTTACTTTGACGAAAGTATCAGGGATTACCATCACGAATGTTAAATGGCAAGCTGTTTGCGATAATTTAAAGGAAGAAAGTACTTGCATGTGGTCCATTTGGGCTAATGTATATAAAGCTAAAATATCTGAACATATGAAGAAATACATATTAAGAGAGCCAATTGATGGGCTGCGCGTCCATTGGATCGTTTCGGAATGGGAGAAAGTTACCATCGAAGAAGAATCTGGAGAGGGAAAACGAATAAAGTCTGAAATTTTAATACCATATCAACCATCGATACCTTTACAAAAATTCTTGATCGCTATCTGCAAagatttaaataagattataccGCATACGCTTCCAAA gAGGGTACTGCAGCAAATTATCGAAAACATCattacagaattatttaattattatcttaaCGCATCTAAAAATATAGACATTAGACAAAAGCAAGCGTTTCAAGTACTATACGATATAAGATATTGTACATTGCTCATGGTGCctcatgaaaataaaattcttaatgaATTATCAATCAAAACGTGCGAAGCAGTGCTTGCGAAAATAGATCCGTTCGATTATGATGTCTTTAATCCGTTCATCCATACCAACGTTAAAAAATCCGTTCAAAGGTCTTTG ttgataTTTGGAAACCTGATTAGTCATTTAGAACAATTACATTCGACATTGGGTGCGCGCCATGAACATACGGGCAATGACAAAGTCGAGCCTCCTGCAGTACTAGCTGTTTGTACGGGAGCACCATGGTTCCCGCCATTAACTGTAACTGCTCCAACAAggaatttatcaattttatcggTGCCAATACCTGATAAAACGCAG ATTTTATTCTTTGAATGA
- the LOC105200378 gene encoding conserved oligomeric Golgi complex subunit 1 isoform X1 → MTTTNYLDLDINKLFEQHTIKEIEEIQKKIQLESDRKKIELRTLVGERYRDLILAADTIGKMKITSEKVTTRIANIEDNFRELQKKYLIGFKTEPVEDKLDKRGHVFDSVIIQIKILMDIPQYIWTSIENQNLLFATQLYIIAQHINYSLMFEVGSGELSHRYPIVSKQWDVIMQFKGIISNECNKILQSLDVSTINAANCLASLVFLNESSFVDLLERLIFTRSHAIKSVVKGESHDSVKNKLKLCMKILIQTIHLIYSCFINADNAPGGLVLQFITDIKDQEAYSLLSQLDLDQDLLEEFLPSVTKHHKPFVQDIPKSFSLSALQESVKFWLEWVNDFSNHEVTKLLDLIVSIKGLYNVREEAINVNLPENWNSIWEELSLPRISFWMEFFQPIITKRAKCIITDKWTATLADLKSDIVELLDKIAHDKFEFPEHDLRWFIWKDSPTDIPQKLTKNGGLDNKRSLLMKAKGYSPNVMKLCEKFDESLCALLSDLEHYLYETERVITIKDSLLSANISLIANSFSDRNEVQEHLQMISTEKIEDLVQFIKNTCVNDKPKHGQRNINAIVLARFLFALTSLCPNLNKCFTLTKVSGITITNVKWQAVCDNLKEESTCMWSIWANVYKAKISEHMKKYILREPIDGLRVHWIVSEWEKVTIEEESGEGKRIKSEILIPYQPSIPLQKFLIAICKDLNKIIPHTLPKRVLQQIIENIITELFNYYLNASKNIDIRQKQAFQVLYDIRYCTLLMVPHENKILNELSIKTCEAVLAKIDPFDYDVFNPFIHTNVKKSVQRSLLIFGNLISHLEQLHSTLGARHEHTGNDKVEPPAVLAVCTGAPWFPPLTVTAPTRNLSILSVPIPDKTQRKKVTKEPVKNDSTSAIKSGAAAFFAMGSDWFGSSN, encoded by the exons ATGACAACGACAAATTACTTGGACTTGGACATAAACAAGCTGTTCGAGCAGCACACCATTAAAGAGATCGAGGAGATTCAGAAGAAGATTCAACTGGAGAGCGATAGGaagaaaatagaattacgaACTTTAGTTGG GGAAAGATATCGAGACTTAATATTAGCTGCCGACACAAttggaaaaatgaaaataacatcCGAGAAAGTTACCACAAGAATTGCTAATATAGAGGATAACTTTAGAGAATTGCAAAAGAAATATCTTATTGGCTTCAAGACAGAGCCGGTTGAAGACAAGCTGGAcaa aagaGGACATGTTTTTGACTCTGTTAtcatacaaattaaaatcttaatgGACATTCCACAATACATTTGGACGAGCATCGAGAATCAGAATTTGTTATTCGCCACACAGTTATACATAATAGCGCAACATATAAATTACAGTCTAATGTTTGAAGTTGGCAGCGGCGAGCTGTCGCATAGATATCCAATCGTTTCAAAGCAGTGGGATGTTATTATGCAGTTTAAGGGCATTATATCTAAcgaatgcaataaaatattgcagTCGTTGGATGTTTCAACTATA AATGCTGCAAACTGCTTGGCGTCTCTCGTGTTTTTAAATGAATCTTCATTCGTGGATCTTTTAGAAAGATTAATATTCACAAGAAGTCATGCCATTAAATCTGTTGTTAAAGGAGAGAGCCATGACAGTGTCAAAAATAAACTGAAGTTATGTATGAAGATACTTATACAAACTATTCATTTAATATATTCATGTTTTATAa ATGCAGATAATGCACCAGGAGGCTTAGTCTTACAGTTTATAACGGATATAAAAGATCAAGAGGCATATTCTTTGCTATCACAACTGGATTTAGATCAAGATTTACTTGAAGAGTTTTTGCCATCTGTTACTAAACATCATAAACCATTCGTTCAGGATATACCAAAAAGCTTTTCTTTGTCAGCTCTTCAAGAGAGCGTTAAATTTTGGTTGGAGTGGGTGAATGATTTTTCTAATCACGAAGTCACcaaattattagatttaatagTTTCTATTAAAGGCCTGTATAATGTTCGGGAAGAAGCTATCAATGTAAATCTTCCGGAAAATTGGAATTCCATATGGGAAGAGCTTTCGTTACCAAGAATAAGTTTCTGGATGGAGTTCTTTCAACCTATTATAACTAAACGtgcaaaat GTATTATAACGGATAAATGGACGGCTACGCTAGCCGATTTAAAATCCGATATAGTGGAATTGCTTGATAAAATAGCACATGATAAATTCGAATTTCCGGAACACGATTTACGGTGGTTTATTTGGAAAGATTCTCCCACTGACATTCCGCAAAAGCTTACAAAGAATGGTGGATTAGATAACAAGAGATCATTGCTAATGAAGGCTAAAGGATATTCCCCAAATGTGATGAAATTGTGTGAAAAATTTGACGAAAGTCTATGTGCACTATTGTCCGATCTTGAGCATTATTTATACGAGACTGAACgagtaataacaataaaagatagTTTGCTTTCGGCGAACATATCTTTAATTGCAAATTCATTCTCCGATCGTAATGAAGTTCAAGAGCATTTGCAAATGATTAGTACCGAAAAGATCGAAGATCTTGTACAATTTATAAAGAACACGTGCGTCAATGATAAACCCAAACATGGTCAAAGGAATATAAATGCTATAGTTTTAGCAAGATTTCTCTTTGCATTAACTAGTTTGTGTCCGAATTTAAACAAGTGTTTTACTTTGACGAAAGTATCAGGGATTACCATCACGAATGTTAAATGGCAAGCTGTTTGCGATAATTTAAAGGAAGAAAGTACTTGCATGTGGTCCATTTGGGCTAATGTATATAAAGCTAAAATATCTGAACATATGAAGAAATACATATTAAGAGAGCCAATTGATGGGCTGCGCGTCCATTGGATCGTTTCGGAATGGGAGAAAGTTACCATCGAAGAAGAATCTGGAGAGGGAAAACGAATAAAGTCTGAAATTTTAATACCATATCAACCATCGATACCTTTACAAAAATTCTTGATCGCTATCTGCAAagatttaaataagattataccGCATACGCTTCCAAA gAGGGTACTGCAGCAAATTATCGAAAACATCattacagaattatttaattattatcttaaCGCATCTAAAAATATAGACATTAGACAAAAGCAAGCGTTTCAAGTACTATACGATATAAGATATTGTACATTGCTCATGGTGCctcatgaaaataaaattcttaatgaATTATCAATCAAAACGTGCGAAGCAGTGCTTGCGAAAATAGATCCGTTCGATTATGATGTCTTTAATCCGTTCATCCATACCAACGTTAAAAAATCCGTTCAAAGGTCTTTG ttgataTTTGGAAACCTGATTAGTCATTTAGAACAATTACATTCGACATTGGGTGCGCGCCATGAACATACGGGCAATGACAAAGTCGAGCCTCCTGCAGTACTAGCTGTTTGTACGGGAGCACCATGGTTCCCGCCATTAACTGTAACTGCTCCAACAAggaatttatcaattttatcggTGCCAATACCTGATAAAACGCAG CGCAAGAAAGTAACGAAGGAACCTGTAAAAAATGATTCTACTAGTGCAATAAAGTCCGGAGCGGCTGCGTTTTTCGCTATGGGATCAGATTGGTTTGGCAGTAGCAATTaa